The following proteins come from a genomic window of Actinomycetota bacterium:
- a CDS encoding response regulator transcription factor: MWRDAVARGLAESGLQVVAVLGEGSRALDVVRATRPDVAVVDLQLPDITGVQVVLALQELDAPPRVLMLSASGERADVLEAVKAGATGYLTKSATNEELADAVLRTARGEAVFSAGLAGLVLGEFRRMSTAMQNEGTDGPRLTERETEVLRLVAKGLTYKDIADRLVLSHRTVQNHVQNVLVKLQLHNRVQLTRYAIEHGLDGT; the protein is encoded by the coding sequence ATGTGGCGGGACGCGGTCGCGCGGGGGCTGGCCGAGTCCGGGCTCCAGGTCGTGGCCGTCCTCGGCGAAGGCTCGCGGGCCCTCGACGTCGTCCGAGCGACCCGGCCCGACGTCGCCGTGGTCGACCTGCAACTGCCCGACATCACCGGGGTGCAGGTCGTGCTGGCCCTGCAGGAACTCGACGCACCGCCGCGGGTGCTGATGCTGTCGGCCAGCGGGGAACGCGCCGATGTCCTGGAGGCCGTCAAGGCCGGCGCCACGGGTTATCTCACCAAGTCCGCGACGAACGAGGAACTCGCCGACGCGGTGCTGCGGACGGCGCGCGGTGAGGCCGTGTTCAGCGCCGGATTGGCCGGTCTCGTGCTGGGCGAGTTCCGCCGGATGTCGACGGCCATGCAGAACGAGGGCACCGACGGGCCGCGGCTGACCGAACGCGAGACCGAGGTGCTTCGTCTGGTGGCGAAGGGCTTGACCTACAAGGACATCGCCGACCGGCTCGTGCTGTCGCATCGCACGGTCCAGAACCACGTGCAGAACGTCCTGGTCAAACTCCAGCTGCACAACCGGGTCCAGCTGACTCGGTACGCCATCGAGCATGGTCTCGACGGAACCTGA
- a CDS encoding siderophore-interacting protein: MGAVVAVRTQVVRHEVTGVRRTRVSRVEDLTAQLRRITVAGDDLAGFTSLAADDHVKLCFPGADGQLLLPEPSPSGGVQWPDGIRPAMRDYTPRRYDPVRRELELELVVHGDEGPASAWAAAAVPGSLLGVAGPRGSRVVGVDYDAFVLAGDQTALPAIGRRLEELPPGARAAVVVEVPDAAEQIDLPSAADVDLTWVHRGTAAPAAALLAALAAVDLPAGHVLAWAAGESSLVRPARTLLAQRCGPAAEVSVKGYWQLGVADDAP; this comes from the coding sequence CTGGGCGCCGTGGTCGCGGTACGAACGCAGGTGGTCCGGCACGAGGTCACCGGCGTACGACGGACCCGGGTCAGCCGCGTCGAGGACCTCACCGCGCAGCTGCGCCGGATCACCGTGGCCGGCGACGACCTCGCCGGCTTCACCAGCCTCGCTGCCGACGACCACGTGAAGCTCTGCTTTCCCGGTGCGGACGGCCAGTTGCTGCTGCCGGAACCGTCACCGTCCGGCGGCGTGCAATGGCCGGACGGCATCCGCCCGGCGATGCGCGACTACACCCCCCGCCGCTACGACCCGGTGCGGCGGGAACTGGAGCTCGAACTGGTCGTGCACGGCGACGAGGGACCGGCCTCGGCCTGGGCCGCGGCGGCGGTACCCGGCTCCCTACTCGGCGTGGCCGGCCCGCGCGGCTCCCGCGTGGTCGGGGTGGACTACGACGCGTTCGTGCTGGCGGGGGACCAGACCGCGCTGCCGGCGATCGGCCGGCGACTGGAGGAACTGCCGCCCGGCGCGCGGGCCGCCGTCGTCGTCGAGGTGCCCGACGCCGCCGAACAGATCGACCTGCCGTCCGCCGCGGACGTCGACCTGACCTGGGTTCATCGCGGTACCGCCGCGCCGGCCGCCGCGCTGCTGGCGGCCCTGGCTGCGGTCGACCTGCCCGCCGGCCACGTGCTGGCTTGGGCCGCAGGCGAATCCAGCCTGGTACGCCCGGCCCGCACGCTGCTGGCACAGCGGTGTGGCCCGGCCGCGGAAGTCTCGGTGAAGGGCTACTGGCAGCTCGGCGTCGCCGACGACGCGCCGTAG
- a CDS encoding sensor histidine kinase, with amino-acid sequence MAVEGDLWRALTAFRVLAVGYAVVLYAVRNESAVRPALGWIVLAAMVGWTVVTTVWYARPSRRRGPALLVDLAVGWAALAGMGLAVGDRGLADQTIPVLWAAAAVVACGLGRGPLAGLLAGLATGAVVVAVRGGLDDTAANNVVLLVLAGSLIGWIAQLSQRAAAALAAASAARAQEEERDRLGRAVHDGVLQVLDLVHLRAPGLGPEGAELARLAAEQEAALRALIATGRTAGRDLPGTGVGNAVDVAAALAALGSVRVSVAVPADAVPVSAWVAGELVAAVRAALDNVVRHAGTDARAWVLLEDEDGDLLLSVRDDGPGVSPQRLRQAHDEGRLGVSGSIVGRVVDLGGAVVVGSGHGTGTEVEIRLPRTMRDQGGAG; translated from the coding sequence ATGGCCGTCGAGGGGGACCTGTGGCGGGCGTTGACCGCGTTCCGGGTCCTCGCCGTCGGGTACGCCGTCGTCCTGTACGCCGTCCGCAACGAGTCCGCGGTACGGCCCGCGCTCGGCTGGATCGTGCTGGCGGCCATGGTCGGTTGGACCGTGGTGACCACGGTCTGGTACGCCCGGCCGTCCCGCCGCCGCGGCCCGGCGCTGCTGGTCGACCTGGCCGTCGGCTGGGCGGCGCTGGCCGGGATGGGACTGGCTGTCGGCGACCGGGGCCTCGCCGACCAGACGATCCCGGTGCTGTGGGCCGCGGCTGCGGTCGTCGCGTGCGGTCTGGGCCGCGGCCCGCTGGCGGGGCTGCTGGCCGGCCTGGCCACCGGCGCGGTGGTCGTCGCCGTGCGGGGCGGGCTGGACGACACCGCGGCCAACAACGTCGTGCTGCTGGTCCTGGCCGGGTCGCTCATCGGCTGGATCGCCCAGTTGTCACAGCGGGCAGCCGCGGCACTGGCGGCCGCGTCGGCGGCCCGCGCCCAGGAGGAGGAACGTGATCGGCTCGGCCGGGCCGTGCACGACGGCGTCCTGCAGGTCCTCGATCTGGTGCACCTGCGCGCACCTGGCCTCGGACCGGAGGGCGCCGAACTCGCCCGGCTGGCCGCCGAACAGGAGGCCGCGCTGCGTGCCCTCATCGCCACCGGGCGAACCGCTGGCCGCGACCTGCCGGGGACGGGGGTGGGCAACGCCGTCGACGTCGCCGCCGCGCTGGCGGCGCTGGGGTCGGTCCGGGTGTCGGTCGCGGTCCCCGCTGATGCCGTGCCGGTGTCGGCATGGGTCGCCGGGGAACTGGTCGCGGCGGTACGGGCGGCCCTGGACAACGTCGTACGGCATGCCGGAACCGACGCCCGAGCCTGGGTCCTGCTGGAGGACGAGGACGGCGACCTGCTGCTGAGCGTGCGCGACGACGGCCCCGGCGTCAGTCCGCAGCGGCTCCGGCAGGCCCACGACGAAGGCCGGCTCGGCGTCAGCGGTTCGATCGTGGGCCGGGTCGTGGACCTCGGGGGCGCCGTCGTGGTGGGGTCGGGTCACGGCACCGGCACCGAGGTCGAGATCCGGCTACCGCGGACGATGCGAGATCAGGGAGGGGCGGGGTGA